GGTAAAGAGCTGATCCTGACTACTGAAGAAATTCTCGGTGACGCTGAGCGTATCTCGGTAAACTATCCAGAACTGAACCTCGTTGTGAAACCTGGCGATCGTATCCTCATCGATGATGGCCTTGTGGATCTGACTGTACTGTCTGTGGAAGGATCCGATATCCATTGTAAAATCATCAGTGGCGGCATTCTGAAACCACGCAAAGGGGTTAACTTGCCAGGAATCAAAACGACATTGCCAGGTGTAACCGAGCGTGACGTTATGCACATCGGATTTGGGATCGAAAACGATATCGAAATTATCGCAGCATCCTTTGTTCGTAAAGGCGATGACATCCGTGAAATCCGCAGCATTTTGAAAGAACGCGGTGTAGACCACGTTCAGATTATCTCCAAAATCGAAAACCAGGAAGGTATGACCAACCTGGACGATATTATTGAAGCATCTGACGGCATCATGGTAGCTCGTGGAGATCTCGGTGTTGAGGTGCCAATCGAAGACGTACCAATGATGCAAAAAGAAATGATCGATAAATGTAACCGCGCGGGTAAACCAGTTATCGTAGCTACACACATGCTGGAGTCCATGCAAGTGAACCCACGCCCTACTCGTTCCGAAGTTAGTGACGTGGCCAATGCTGTACTTCAAGGTGCTGACGTTGTGATGTTGTCCGGTGAATCAGCTGCTGGTAAATATCCGGTACAATCCGTGCGCACGATGGCTGCTGTTGCTCGCCGTGCCGAAACAATGATCGATTACAAAGAGCAATTCGCACAAAAATCGGCTCAACAGATCGCTGATATTACTGAAGTTATCAGTCAGGGCGCTGTAAGTTCTTCCCTCGTACTGAATGCAAAAGCAATCATCACTTCGACTGAGAGTGGATTCACAGCACGTATGATCTCCAAGTATCGTCCAAAAGCACCAATCATCGCAGTTACACAACATGAAGAAGTATTGGCGAAAATCTGCCTGCTCTCAGGTGTCATTCCGGTTATGGGCGACAAAGTAACAACAACGGATGAAATGTTCGAATCGGCTACGCGTAACGCAATCAAAACAGGTTACATTGAAAAAGGTGACATCATTGTGTTGTCCGCTGGTGTTCCAATCGGTCAATCCGGTAATACAAACCTGATCAAAGTTCAACAAGTCTAATTCAATAGCTGAAACTGAAGCTATACATCTTAGCTGTATATCAAAATACAAAAAATCCACCGAGAGCAGAAATGCATCCCGGTGGATTTTTTGTTGATGATGTGTGCTAATGATTCTGATGTTACAACAAATGAATTACAAATTATAGATTCCGCGAGTAATCAACCAGATCCTGTGACATGGTGTTGATCTCATCCATTGAAGCATTTACCTGCTGTGTCAGGGCAGCCTGATTTTGCGTTAACGTGGACATATTACCAATGTGCTCAAGAATCTGATCAATTAATGTTTTCATCTTCTGCATGCTATCTTCGATATTTACTGTGGCCTCCGAACTGTGATCAGCCAATTTCCGCACTTCACCTGCAACGACGCCAAATCCCAGTCCCAGCTCTCCCGCTCGTGCAGCTTCAATTGCTGCATTCAACCCCAGCAGATTGGTCTGACTGGCTATCTCTCGAATAAACACGGTGATATTCTTCGTATCATCTGCACTGCTTTTCACTTGAATAGCTGCATCGGCAGATAACTCCTGAGCAGTAACCAGATCCTGTGCCTGATCTGTAATCGAGTTGATTCCACGTACCATCTCGCCAATGGACTCCGACAATTGTTTTGTTTTGAGATTCATGGCTTCCACGATCTGTTCCTTATTCTTCTCATGGGTGACATCTCGAATGGTTCCAGCTACACGGAGTGGTACTCCATCCTGATCCCTAATGGTCTCCCCACCCGCGTGATACCACCGATACTCCCCGTCTTTGCGCTGCAAACGATAATCCAGATCGTACGGTGTACGACCACTGTAATCGTTCATATGTCTGGCAAATTCGTTGATCGTCCGATCATGGTCTTCCGGATGAAGTCGGCTGCTCCAGCTGCTGAACACATTCGGGAAATCCTGCTCGTCTTTAAACCCTAATTCTTTACGGAACTGGGGTGACCACCAAAATTCGTTATTTGGATTAACCACATCTCCAGCCACAACGGTCATATCCCACGGTGCCTCCACCAAGGCGCGGTTAACCAGATCATATCGGGTGACGAGTGCTTCTAACTCATCAGACTTGCTCTTCTCCTCATGAATATCAAACATGATGCCCAGAAGTTTGACTGGAACTCCAGCCTGATTTCGGATGACTTGTCCAAGGCATCGGAACCAGCGAATTTCTCCACTTTTTGTAATCATACGGCTGATGACGTTATAGGCAGTTGTTGCTTTTGTGTCATTCACATGTTTCATAATCTCCTGCACCAGGTGGGGTCTGTCATCCGGATATATCGATTTCGCCCAGCTTGCAAATGAATCGGGATAATCCTTGGCATTATGGAATCCTAACATTTGGCGGAATTCATTCGAAAATGCGACGATATTATTGTTATCCAGTGGATCACCAGCAACAATTTCAGATTCCCATAATCCCACATTCATCGCCTGATTCAGCATTCTAAGGCGCATTTCCACGGCTTCGTTTTGTGCTTTCATCATATGTACTGCTTTTTTGATATTACTAGCTATTTCATCGGTATCCTGAAACTCAATGCCATCTTCGATCCATGCGTCATAGTCGCCCTTTTCTGCGTTTGCTACCAGTTTACGACTATACTCCAGTAAATTCTGATGCGCATCTATACGAAGGTGTTTGGTCGAGTCAGTACGTTTACGAAACATGCTCATTTCTCCTCTTAGCTCATATGATATATATTTCGACATTATCAGACATTAAGTGTAGAGCAATGGTCTTAATTTTGTATAAAAACAAGAACCAGCGCTGAATCAGCACTGGTTCTTATATTAATTGCCTTTATTTTTATGGAAATAAATCTTAAATGACTGCCTCTTACCAGCTACCAGCCAAAATTCAGTGTTTTCCCCGTCTCCACCCAAGTTTTGATGCTGCTTAGAATCATCCACCAGCTACTCTGTGCATTCGCAATGGAAGGATGGTTATCTGTAAATTGATCATTGATCAGCGTCAGCTTCGTACACTCACCTACAGTTTCCAACTGGAAGACCACTCTGGATTGAAGCTCGGCATGATTCGCATGGTACGACGGTCCAGGATGCTCCTGATAACTAAGTCTGGATAACGGTTCAAATTCTAATATATCTCCATACACATGGACAGTCTCTGCACCATCATTACCTGGCCCTACATAAGCAAACGGCTGGCCTGGTTGGAAATTGGTACGAAGTTCGCTGCCGAAAAAGCTGTTCCGTGTGCCGTCTGGTGATATTAGAGCATTCCATACCTCCTCCAGTCCTGCATTGATATAGAATTCATATTTCAGTTCCATGGACTCACTCCCTTTATGTATTGGATACGCGATCTGCCAAGCTCGCACTCCTATCCTATCGTTATACCCCAAAGGCCGTATTGTAAAAACGCGACAACAGGTAAAATATAAGCTCTTTATGTTTTCGGGAATGTTATACCATGATCCAAACGGATTGCGCCCATATAGTGCTTTCCCAGAAGATCAGATATACTAAACTGGAATGAAATAACAGGACTGTTCAAGGTAATGCGACTAATTTAGAAAGGAAATGAGATATGAGCCAATCAACAAATATTATGGGTATCCCTTTTCCCAATGTAACGATGAATCAAACGGTTGCAATCCTTGGTGAAGTTGTAGATCAGGAAAGCAATGAACTGTTCCATGTCATTACAGGTAACCCCGAGATTGTTATGTCCTGTCAAAAGAATGCCTCTCTTCGCAAAGTCGTCGATCAAGCCGGGTTGGTCACGGCTGACGGTGCTGGCATTGTGATGGTATCCCGTTTTCGGGGCGGACAATTAACTGAACGGGTAACGGGTTGTGATCTGCTGTTTCGTTTATTAGAGGAAGGCGATCAAAAACACTGGTCATTCTACATGCTGGGAGCAGAGGAAATCGTAAGTGAACAGGCCGTGAAAGTTATTGCGCAACGTTATCCGGGAGTTGTTGTAAAAGGCAGACACCATGGTTATTTCCAGGTAGATGAGGAACAACAGATTGTGGAAAAAATTTGTACTGCTCAACCAGACTTTCTTATCGTGGCTCTTGGCGCACCCCATGCGGAACACTGGATTAACAAGTATCGTCACCAGTTGAACGCTCGTGTAGCCATAGGTGTTGGAGGCAGTCTCGATATCGTGGCTGGCAAAACCAAACGTGCCCCTGCGATATGGCAGAAGCTTAACCTGGAATGGCTCTATCGCCTCCTCAGTCAACCTTCGAGATGGCGCAGGCAACTCATTTTACCCCGTTTTGCTGTGCGGGCATTGTTGTTCAGAGAACCTAAATAATGTGAGATGAGCAGGAGGGATGATTCGGATGAAACAGGTAGAACAAGGAGACAGACCAAGTATGGGCCTGTTGAATCTGAATGAAGGTGACCATAAATATCAACTGACACGCCATGCTCCTTCCGAAGCACTTCGGCCTTTTGTTAAACATTACTGGATCGTATCGTGGGATCTGACTGGACTTGAACCGTATCCCCAACATGTCGTGCCTAACCCTTGTGTCAATCTGATTGTGGAACGGAACAATACGTTTTTCTTCGGACCATCGGGACGTAAATTCTCCTATCTTGTGAGCGGGAAAGGTCGTGTATTTGGCGTGAAGTTCAACCCAGGAGGGTTTTATCCCTTCCTTCGGGTTCCTGTCTCTTCATTGTACGGACAACCGATGAATGTATCCAATATTCTTGACGTCACAGCGGAGTCCTTGGAAGATCGGCTTCTTGGGGCGGGGGATGATGCGGATAAAACCAGTTACATCGACCAGCTATTGTGTGCACACCTTCCTGCTGAAGATGCTCAAGCGAGAATGGTTAATGATATTGTGCAACAGATTGAACAGAACCGAGAGATGCTGAGAGTGGATGATCTGTCTTCTTATTGGAATATGCATACCCGAAAGCTTCAACGCCTGTTCAATCAGTATGTGGGCATCGGACCCAAGACGGTAATCAAGTTGTATCGTCTGCAAAATGCTGCAGAATGGATGGACCGCGGTCTTCACTGTGACCTGATTAAGCTATCTCAGGAGCTTGGATATCATGATCAATCCCATTTCATCCGAGATTTCAAGTCCATTATTGGCAGTACACCAGAGGAGTACTTACACTCTAGACATCCGCATGGTGAGCGCCGAGGGCTGATCAATTAGAAACCTGTCCTGAAAATCAGGACAGGTGAATGACTTCTATGGTATCCCCCGTATGGATTACACCCTCCCGTTCAACCGAGCACACAATCCCACGTTTTTTGCGCGCCGCAGGCACGAATTTTTTGCGCAAACCGTCCTGTTCGTAGAATTGCTCAATCATTTTCCCCGGATGTACACAGGGAAGGTTCTCCCCTTCGCATATTAACCCTGTCCCGTTTGGAAATAGGAGCCGCGTTCCAGCAGGCAGTTCCGTCAATCGATCAATGCCACGGACCAGTATATTGGCACCAAGCCACTCTGGACGCACTTCAGGAATGTTCATTTTCTCAGCAATAAGAGTACATTCTTCCTCAGAAACAATACTGATCTGGCGGCGATTCGCAATCGGTGTGCCACGCTTGTAGATTTTCTGACGTGAGTCCGCCGGACGAAGCAGACCATAATGACGGTCACCCGGAATTCCTGCAAGCTCAATGTCGATAAAAGGTACAACTCGGGTCACAAATGTGGATGGATCATCAGCCATCATGACGAATTGAACTGTTCCCATAATAATCTCCTCCCTTTCCTGAGCAATATTACTTCTTTATTGTTCATTATTACCCAATGAATGGATTGTCGACAATCGGCGTATGCTTACCTTTGTATCCATTTTTTAAGTTCAACATCATAACTCAACTGGAAAACGATAAATAATTTTAATAATACGCAATTAAATTGTTACAAATTAAATTTGCTCTTTCCGTTCTTGTTGCAAACATTTATACTAGGATGGACAAGTAAATAAATTACATATCAGAAAGCAAGGTGTTTCCTTTGATTAGTATCATTTTTGTAGCTCTTGTAGCTGTCGAACACTTCTATATCATGGTGATGGAGATGTTTATGTGGACTCGTCCACGCACAATGAAAACCTTTAATCTCACGCCGGAATTCGCCAAATCCACCAAATCTCTCGCGGCCAATCAAGGTCTTTACAATGGATTCCTTGCGGCAGGTCTGATCTGGGGACTCGTATATCCGGATGCTGCCGTTGGACAGCATATTCAGATTTTCTTCCTGGCGTGTGTGATTATTGCGGCTCTTTATGGAGGAGCAACTTCTTCACGGTCGATCATTATCAAACAAGGTTTGCCTGCGATCATTGCGTTGTTGCTAGTTCTGTTCCTGTAATTTCTGTCGAATGGTGCATGCTTCGATTCATGTTAACTCCTTTATGGTAAGGTAGTGAATAGATAGCAGTGTACAATGACCAGAATCGTTCTGGAATTGGAAGGAGAACATGTCATGGGATTGTTTGACAAGCTTCGGCGGCGCAAAAAGGAGAAAGTACCTGCAGGTGGTGCTGTCGAATCGACGAATTACAGTGAAACCATCGTGGGTTTTGTCCTGCTGGAGCGTGACGATTGTGATTTTGACCTCTTCATCAGGAACATGAAGAACGAATGGGATATCGAGAATGAAGAACGCCCGGAGGAGGGCAATCTCTTTTTCGAAGTGAATGGAATGCAGGTGGTATGTGCCCACATTGCCGCGCCTGTACCCGACCGTGAAGTTGAGGAGAATGCCAAACTCAACATCCTTTGGCGAGAAGCGGAGCAAGTTACCTCACGGCACCAGTCTCAGATTATTGTCTCTGTTCTGAACGCAACAAATGCTATTGATGGACATGTTCTGTTCACTCAAACAGCAAGTGCCTTATTACAGTTGGATCACGCGCTGGCCATATACATGGCTCCGCTTGTCGTTGAAGCCAGTCAATATCTCGAAACCAGCCGTGGGATCAAACATGATGAGTTGCCAGTCTCGCTCTGGATTTTCATCGGACTATTCCAAAATGCCGAAGGCGCTTCAGCTTACACTTACGGACTACGTAACTTTGGTAAAGAAGAGATGGAGATTATGCAATCGTCTGAATCCTTAAGCGATGTATTTGAGATGATGTTCATGACTACAACGTATGTGGTTGAAAACGACGTCACACTGCATGATGGGGAAACACTTGGTTTCTCGGCAGAACAAAAGCTGAGCATTTCCCTTTCCAAAGGTGTAGCAACGGAAGGTAACAGTTTGAAGATTGGCTTCTAACTTACGTAGGATTTTTACTTTATCGTGTCACCGTTGTAGAAGCCGTCTGGAGTTCATACTCTGGGCGGCTTTTAGCTATTTAACCTTCCTCCCAATGACGATATGATAACAATCCCTGAATTTAACTCCCCTAGGAAAAAGTAGTCCATAAGAACCACTATATTGTGAATTCAGTTTTCATTCTCGCTATAAAAAGGTATAATTAATAGGCTTATAGTCTCATATATTACATATTATTTTATTATCGAGGAGTTGCCTACATGTCTGTTAGACGTTTGGATTCAACTAAACCTATTATTGAAATTATCTGGGAAGGTATTGTTTCTCCTGAACATGTCGAACAAACGAATACAGAAATCCAGAGAATAGCTGAACAATTGGGAAATTCGTTTGATGTGCTAGTAGATATGCGGAACATGAAGGCTTTCCCTCAGGACACCAAAGAAAAAATTGTGGAACACCAGAAACTACTGACACAGTGGGGGATGAAGCGAGCTAGTGTAGCCGTAGGTGGTGCGATCGCCAAAATGCAATTGAATCGGATCTCCAAAGAATCGGCGCACCAGACTGAATTCCAATGGGAAACGTATGATGAGGCTTTGGCATTTTTGTTGAAATAAAATTGAAGTGATACGGAGTAAGTATAAGAGAGCTACCTATGCTGTACCTTGCACGCAGAAAGAGGCGTTCCCCATGAGGAAGCGCCTTTTCTTTTGCAGTTCCACTTTGCTTACTCAGTTTTGCCAGTGATCCGACCGCTCATCATTTAAGATTCAAGTTTACTTACACGCACCATCGTTACCGATGTACCATTTAGGCACTCCTCCACAAATCCTAACCGCCTATATAAGCGAATCGCTTGGTTATCCGGGTCAACACTGAGCGAGACTGCTTCAATTCCCCGCCGTTCAACCTCATCTAATGCGGTCTGAAGCAGTAAAGTACCTACTCCTTTTCCACGTGCATCTTCCGTTACAGCCATCCCCATCTCTGGCGTAGCTGCATTCACATAACCGTATCCCGCATTCTGATCCGTATAGAATCTTAATGTTATTGAACCTAATCTCTTGCCTTGCTGGTCAACTGCAACATACCCGAAGTCCCCTTCTCTTCCCCAATCTTCAACGTATTTGGACAGTCCGGGAGTATGAATACTTTCGATTGGAAAAGGTTCATCGCCTTCTCTTCTATGCAGGGATGCGTATAACATCTCCCACAGGAAAGGAATATCCTGTTCTTCAATAGGGCGTACATAATAGTTGGATATTATGGTCATGTTTGCTCCTCCTTCAGCTTTTCAAAAAGGCGGTCCATCTCATTCAGATTAAACTCATTGGTAATCTCGTAGTCTTCAAGTTCGTCTCTCGTTTTCGCCTCATTGTAGATGGAGATGGACTTTTCATTATAAAACGTCAGTCCAAATCCATCGGTAAAGCGACCTTCTTTATTAATAGTAAGTCGCCACTCATAGTAATGCGGATTCCTTTCAGAAACGTCGAATTCCCGTACTCTTTTGAGATCAACATCCTTTAATAACTTCAGCATGTCTCTAATCTCTTTGGGATCTGTAATCGTTATTTCATCATCTTCATTATACGGTTCATTGTCGGAAATTTTCCTAATCGTCAGTCGATCCAATGTATCCAGCATCGTCATATGATCGGTAACCTCTGCTCGAAACGTCGTATGTTTGCTGGGGATATACATAGTATATTGACCAGAGGTATACATACGCACTGCAATAGCTAAAAAAACAATAATCATGGCGATACCCATAATCATCTTGATTCGTTTAATCATCCCAATCCCCTCTCTATATCTACATAAAACATATAAATTGGTAATTATTGATATATTCCAGTATAACATCTCACTCCTTCTGTTCCAATGTCATTTCTTATCTCTGGTCTCTCAATTACGATGACGTTTTGGGCTACACTAAATTAAAGATTTAAACAAACAAGCCGCGTTCTCCCATAGGGTGAGCGCGGCTTGTTTGTTTACTTTGTTATATTGTTTTATTAGCTATTCAGAACGTGGTAAGACACTAACCCTTATCCCGAGCATGAATATACACACGTAGACTTGGCCTCACGTCTGTTCAGCGTACGCCGAAAACTATTTGTTTTCAGCCCAATACACGGCCTGCTGATTCTCGGATAACCAGCTCGGGCTTCAGGACAATCTTCTGCGGTTCTTTTCGCTTATCCTTTAACTCTTCAATCAACAGATCTACAGCACGATGTCCCAGTTCTTCAATTGGCTGGGCAACGGTCGTAAGCGGTGGACTGGTCA
The nucleotide sequence above comes from Paenibacillus sp. W2I17. Encoded proteins:
- a CDS encoding SRPBCC family protein, which translates into the protein MELKYEFYINAGLEEVWNALISPDGTRNSFFGSELRTNFQPGQPFAYVGPGNDGAETVHVYGDILEFEPLSRLSYQEHPGPSYHANHAELQSRVVFQLETVGECTKLTLINDQFTDNHPSIANAQSSWWMILSSIKTWVETGKTLNFGW
- a CDS encoding PAS domain-containing methyl-accepting chemotaxis protein codes for the protein MFRKRTDSTKHLRIDAHQNLLEYSRKLVANAEKGDYDAWIEDGIEFQDTDEIASNIKKAVHMMKAQNEAVEMRLRMLNQAMNVGLWESEIVAGDPLDNNNIVAFSNEFRQMLGFHNAKDYPDSFASWAKSIYPDDRPHLVQEIMKHVNDTKATTAYNVISRMITKSGEIRWFRCLGQVIRNQAGVPVKLLGIMFDIHEEKSKSDELEALVTRYDLVNRALVEAPWDMTVVAGDVVNPNNEFWWSPQFRKELGFKDEQDFPNVFSSWSSRLHPEDHDRTINEFARHMNDYSGRTPYDLDYRLQRKDGEYRWYHAGGETIRDQDGVPLRVAGTIRDVTHEKNKEQIVEAMNLKTKQLSESIGEMVRGINSITDQAQDLVTAQELSADAAIQVKSSADDTKNITVFIREIASQTNLLGLNAAIEAARAGELGLGFGVVAGEVRKLADHSSEATVNIEDSMQKMKTLIDQILEHIGNMSTLTQNQAALTQQVNASMDEINTMSQDLVDYSRNL
- a CDS encoding WecB/TagA/CpsF family glycosyltransferase, which produces MSQSTNIMGIPFPNVTMNQTVAILGEVVDQESNELFHVITGNPEIVMSCQKNASLRKVVDQAGLVTADGAGIVMVSRFRGGQLTERVTGCDLLFRLLEEGDQKHWSFYMLGAEEIVSEQAVKVIAQRYPGVVVKGRHHGYFQVDEEQQIVEKICTAQPDFLIVALGAPHAEHWINKYRHQLNARVAIGVGGSLDIVAGKTKRAPAIWQKLNLEWLYRLLSQPSRWRRQLILPRFAVRALLFREPK
- a CDS encoding helix-turn-helix transcriptional regulator, whose amino-acid sequence is MKQVEQGDRPSMGLLNLNEGDHKYQLTRHAPSEALRPFVKHYWIVSWDLTGLEPYPQHVVPNPCVNLIVERNNTFFFGPSGRKFSYLVSGKGRVFGVKFNPGGFYPFLRVPVSSLYGQPMNVSNILDVTAESLEDRLLGAGDDADKTSYIDQLLCAHLPAEDAQARMVNDIVQQIEQNREMLRVDDLSSYWNMHTRKLQRLFNQYVGIGPKTVIKLYRLQNAAEWMDRGLHCDLIKLSQELGYHDQSHFIRDFKSIIGSTPEEYLHSRHPHGERRGLIN
- a CDS encoding DUF1304 domain-containing protein, whose protein sequence is MISIIFVALVAVEHFYIMVMEMFMWTRPRTMKTFNLTPEFAKSTKSLAANQGLYNGFLAAGLIWGLVYPDAAVGQHIQIFFLACVIIAALYGGATSSRSIIIKQGLPAIIALLLVLFL
- the pyk gene encoding pyruvate kinase, with protein sequence MLKTKIICTMGPACDSIELLKVMIQEGMTVARLNMAHGELEDHVTRINNIRKAASELNTYIPIMMDIKGPEVRIGKLKEASCHLQAGKELILTTEEILGDAERISVNYPELNLVVKPGDRILIDDGLVDLTVLSVEGSDIHCKIISGGILKPRKGVNLPGIKTTLPGVTERDVMHIGFGIENDIEIIAASFVRKGDDIREIRSILKERGVDHVQIISKIENQEGMTNLDDIIEASDGIMVARGDLGVEVPIEDVPMMQKEMIDKCNRAGKPVIVATHMLESMQVNPRPTRSEVSDVANAVLQGADVVMLSGESAAGKYPVQSVRTMAAVARRAETMIDYKEQFAQKSAQQIADITEVISQGAVSSSLVLNAKAIITSTESGFTARMISKYRPKAPIIAVTQHEEVLAKICLLSGVIPVMGDKVTTTDEMFESATRNAIKTGYIEKGDIIVLSAGVPIGQSGNTNLIKVQQV
- a CDS encoding DUF4261 domain-containing protein codes for the protein MTRIVLELEGEHVMGLFDKLRRRKKEKVPAGGAVESTNYSETIVGFVLLERDDCDFDLFIRNMKNEWDIENEERPEEGNLFFEVNGMQVVCAHIAAPVPDREVEENAKLNILWREAEQVTSRHQSQIIVSVLNATNAIDGHVLFTQTASALLQLDHALAIYMAPLVVEASQYLETSRGIKHDELPVSLWIFIGLFQNAEGASAYTYGLRNFGKEEMEIMQSSESLSDVFEMMFMTTTYVVENDVTLHDGETLGFSAEQKLSISLSKGVATEGNSLKIGF
- a CDS encoding MOSC domain-containing protein, which gives rise to MGTVQFVMMADDPSTFVTRVVPFIDIELAGIPGDRHYGLLRPADSRQKIYKRGTPIANRRQISIVSEEECTLIAEKMNIPEVRPEWLGANILVRGIDRLTELPAGTRLLFPNGTGLICEGENLPCVHPGKMIEQFYEQDGLRKKFVPAARKKRGIVCSVEREGVIHTGDTIEVIHLS
- a CDS encoding GNAT family N-acetyltransferase, which codes for MTIISNYYVRPIEEQDIPFLWEMLYASLHRREGDEPFPIESIHTPGLSKYVEDWGREGDFGYVAVDQQGKRLGSITLRFYTDQNAGYGYVNAATPEMGMAVTEDARGKGVGTLLLQTALDEVERRGIEAVSLSVDPDNQAIRLYRRLGFVEECLNGTSVTMVRVSKLES